A section of the Salmo salar chromosome ssa05, Ssal_v3.1, whole genome shotgun sequence genome encodes:
- the LOC106597357 gene encoding complement C3, producing the protein MWVGNLLCLAALAVALSLPTLSDGAALLVLSAPNLLRVGSNENIFVESQDHAGGPLNVKIMVKNHPTQSKELASKSVVLDQANNFQAMTQLVIPEGDHFVDDPKQKQYVVLQAQFPDRLLEKVVLVSFQSGYIFIQTDKTIYTPASTVYYRVFSMSPGLEPLTREIFVDKEVAKNKEIAVSVEIMTPENITIFREIVNPDKGVKSGQFNLPEIVSFGTWHVVTRFQSTPQKTFSSDFEVKEYVLPSFEVSLTPAKAFFYVDDKDLTVDITARYLYGKEVTGTGYVVFGVITTENEKKSFPASLQRVEIKEGKGVACLKKEHITQTFPNINDLVKQSIFISVSVLTEGGGEMVEAEKRGIQIVTSPYTILFKRTPKYFKPGMPFDVSVYITNPDNSPASGVEIDVTPDNAKGVTRDNGFAKISLNTVASAKELAITVKTKDPAIPDNRQAEATMKALPYRTSTGNFLHVGVDSNELKIGDPIKINLNLGPTPIQIHDLTYMFLSRGQLVKVGRFKRQGNALVTLSVPVSKEMLPSFRIVAYYHVGADDLVADSVWVDIKVSCMGSLKVTSTRPKASYEPRKAFSLTVTGDPGAKVGLVAVDKGVYILNSKHRLTQAKIWDTIEKHDTGCTAGGGADNMGVFYDAGLVFETNTAKGTGIRTDPSCPVSSRRRRAVTISDVITSMASKYNGLAKECCVDGMRDNTMGYTCDRRAQYITDGDVCIQAFLVCCTEMASKKTESKQDALLLSRSEEDDDDEYMRSEDIVSRSQFPESWMWEDTTLPECPDQDKHCDSTSVIRNNFLKDSITTWQITAISLSKTHGICVADPFEMIVLKEFFIDLKLPYSAVRNEQLEVKAILHNYSEDPITVRVELMENGEVCSSASKKGKYRQEVNMDAMSTRVVPYVIIPMKLGMHSIEVKASVKNSGSNDGVKRDLRVVAEGVLVKKETNVLLNPAKHGGEQTSHIPSGVPRNQVPNSEADTLISVTGGEQTSVLVEQAISGDSLGSLIVQPVGCGEQNMIYMTLPVIATHYLDNTKKWEDIGLDKRNTAIKYINIGYQRELAYRKEDGSYAAWVQRQSSTWLTAYVVKVFAMSSTLISVQEKVLCSAVKWLILNTQQPDGIFNEFAPVIHAEMTGNVRGSDNDASMTAFVLIAMQEASLLCEQSVNSLPGSMVKAVAYLEKRLPHLTNPYAVAMTSYALANAEKLNKETLLKFASPQLDHWPVPGGHQYTLEATSYALLALVKVKAFEEAGPVVRWLNKQKKVGGGYGSTQSTIMVFQAVAEYWSHVKDLKDFDLDINLEVAGRASVTKWSINNKNQFHTRTDKVKSIDKDLTVKASGNGEATLSVVTLYYALPEEKDSDCESFDLSVTLTKMDKTSHEDAKESFMLTIEVLYRNSERDATMSILDIGLLTGFIVDTDDLKRLSKGRERYIEKFEMDKVLSERGSLILYLDKVSHKLEDRISFKIHRVQEVGVLQPAAISVYEYYNQKHCVKFYHPQREGGTLSRLCLGDVCTCAEESCSMQKKGEPDVQRIDKACGAGLDYVYKATVVDSKLTTHTDTYTMKIDLVVKPGTDEGVEGKNRDFMGLSYCRDVLGLKQDKTYMIMGKSEDLHRVEDKGLLQYKYVLGEQTWIEYWPSQQECTSRNYREVCLGIDEFINQITTFGCPV; encoded by the coding sequence ATGTGGGTCGGCAACTTGCTGTGTCTGGCCGCTCTGGCTGTAGCCCTCTCCTTACCTACATTATCTGATGGAGCTGCACTGCTAGTGTTGTcagctcctaacctgctgcgtgtGGGCAGTAATGAGAACATCTTTGTGGAGTCTCAGGACCATGCAGGTGGTCCCCTAAATGTTAAGATCATGGTGAAGAACCACCCTACGCAGAGCAAAGAGCTAGCCTCTAAATCAGTGGTTCTGGATCAAGCAAACAACTTCCAGGCTATGACACAACTGGTCATCCCAGAGGGGGACCACTTTGTGGACGACCCCAAGCAGAAGCAGTATGTGGTCCTGCAGGCCCAGTTCCCTGACCGCCTCCTGGAGAAGGTTGTCCTGGTCTCCTTCCAGTCTGGATACATCTTCATCCAGACTGACAAGACCATTTACACTCCGGCCAGCACCGTCTACTACAGAGTGTTCTCTATGAGTCCTGGCCTGGAGCCTCTGACCAGGGAGATATTTGTGGACAAGGAGGTCGCCAAGAACAAAGAGATCGCAGTCTCTGTGGAGATCATGACTCCTGAGAACATCACCATCTTCAGGGAGATCGTCAACCCAGACAAGGGAGTCAAATCTGGACAGTTCAATCTCCCTGAAATAGTCAGTTTCGGGACATGGCATGTAGTCACGAGGTTCCAGAGCACTCCTCAGAAGACCTTCTCATCTGACTTTGAGGTCAAGGAGTATGTTCTGCCCAGCTTTGAGGTTAGTCTGACCCCAGCTAAAGCCTTCTTCTACGTTGACGACAAAGACCTGACTGTTGACATCACCGCCAGGTATCTATACGGTAAGGAAGTGACAGGGACAGGCTATGTGGTGTTTGGTGTCATCACAACAGAGAACGAGAAAAAGAGCTTCCCTGCCTCTCTGCAGAGAGTAGAGATCAAAGAAGGTAAAGGAGTGGCTTGTCTGAAAAAGGAACACATCACACAGACTTTCCCCAACATCAATGATCTGGTCAAACAGTCCATCTTCATATCAGTCAGTGTGTTAACGGAGGGTGGGGGTGAAATggtagaggcagagaagagagggatcCAGATTGTCACTTCGCCATACACCATCCTCTTCAAGAGAACGCCCAAATACTTCAAACCTGGCATGCCCTTCGACGTCTCGGTTTACATTACGAATCCCGACAACTCTCCAGCAAGTGGAGTGGAGATTGATGTGACTCCAGATAATGCTAAAGGGGTGACCAGGGACAACGGTTTTGCCAAAATTTCACTTAACACCGTGGCATCAGCTAAAGAGCTGGCAATCACTGTGAAGACCAAGGACCCGGCGATCCCCGACAACAGACAGGCGGAGGCCACCATGAAGGCTCTCCCCTACAGAACTTCCACCGGGAACTTTCTCCATGTCGGGGTTGACTCTAATGAGCTGAAGATTGGAGACCCCATTAAGATCAACCTGAACCTGGGACCCACCCCCATACAAATCCATGACCTTACATACATGTTCCTGAGTAGAGGTCAGCTGGTGAAAGTGGGCAGATTCAAAAGACAGGGGAACGCGCTGGTGACACTCTCAGTGCCTGTCTCCAAGGAGATGCTTCCGTCGTTCCGCATCGTAGCGTACTACCATGTGGGAGCAGACGACCTGGTGGCAGACTCTGTCTGGGTTGACATCAAGGTCTCCTGCATGGGCTCACTGAAAGTGACATCGACCAGGCCCAAGGCATCCTATGAGCCTCGTAAGGCTTTCAGTCTGACCGTCACTGGAGACCCGGGAGCTAAAGTAGGACTGGTGGCTGTAGACAAGGGAGTCTACATTCTCAACAGCAAACACCGTCTCACACAGGCCAAGATCTGGGACACCATAGAGAAGCATGATACAGGCTGTACAGCTGGAGGGGGAGCAGACAATATGGGGGTGTTCTACGATGCTGGTCTGGTATTTGAGACCAACACTGCTAAAGGGACTGGGATCAGAACAGACCCCAGCTGTCCTGTTAGTTCTAGGCGGAGACGAGCAGTGACCATCAGTGACGTCATCACTAGTATGGCCAGTAAGTACAATGGTCTGGCCAAGGAGTGTTGTGTGGACGGGATGAGGGACAACACCATGGGATATACCTGTGACAGacgggcccagtacatcacagatGGGGACGTCTGCATCCAAGCCTTCCTTGTGTGCTGCACTGAGATGGCCTCCAAGAAGACAGAATCCAAACAGGATGCACTGCTGCTTTCACGCAGTGAGGAGGATGACGATGATGAGTACATGCGGTCTGAAGACATTGTGTCTCGTAGTCAGTTCCCTGAGAGCTGGATGTGGGAGGACACCACTCTTCCTGAATGCCCTGACCAAGACAAGCACTGCGATTCCACATCTGTAATAAGGAACAACTTCCTAAAGGATTCCATCACCACCTGGCAAATAACAGCCATCAGCCTGTCTAAAACTCATGGCATCTGTGTGGCAGATCCGTTTGAGATGATAGTTCTAAAGGAGTTCTTCATCGACCTCAAGCTGCCCTACTCAGCCGTCCGCAATGAACAGCTGGAGGTCAAAGCAATCCTCCACAACTACAGCGAAGACCCCATCACTGTGCGTGTGGAGCTGATGGAGAATGGCGAGGTGTGCAGCTCAGCAAGCAAGAAGGGTAAGTACAGGCAGGAAGTGAACATGGATGCCATGTCCACCCGGGTTGTCCCCTATGTCATCATCCCTATGAAGCTGGGCATGCACTCCATTGAGGTCAAGGCATCTGTGAAAAACTCTGGCAGCAATGACGGAGTGAAGAGAGATCTGCGCGTTGTGGCTGAGGGAGTGCTGGTTAAGAAGGAAACCAATGTACTCCTGAACCCGGCTAAACATGGTGGTGAGCAGACGTCACACATACCCAGTGGAGTGCCCCGAAACCAGGTGCCAAACTCTGAAGCTGACACACTGATCAGTGTGACAGGTGGAGAGCAGACCAGTGTGCTGGTGGAGCAGGCCATCAGTGGAGACTCTCTGGGCAGTCTGATAGTTCAGCCAGTCGGGTGTGGGGAACAGAACATGATCTACATGACCCTGCCTGTCATTGCTACACACTACCTGGACAACACCAAAAAGTGGGAGGATATTGGCCTGGACAAACGGAACACAGCCATCAAGTACATCAACATCGGTTACCAACGTGAGCTGGCCTACCGTAAAGAAGATGGCTCCTACGCTGCCTGGGTCCAAAGACAGAGCAGCACCTGGCTGACAGCATACGTGGTGAAGGTGTTTGCCATGTCCAGTACATTAATCAGTGTTCAGGAAAAAGTGCTCTGTAGTGCTGTCAAGTGGCTGATCCTGAACACACAACAGCCAGATGGCATCTTCAATGAGTTTGCTCCTGTCATTCACGCAGAGATGACGGGTAACGTGAGGGGATCGGACAATGACGCCTCCATGACAGCTTTTGTTCTCATCGCCATGCAGGAAGCAAGCTTACTGTGTGAGCAGTCTGTCAACAGCCTACCAGGCAGTATGGTTAAGGCAGTAGCGTACCTCGAGAAGCGTCTGCCCCACCTGACTAACCCTTATGCTGTAGCTATGACCTCCTATGCTCTGGCCAATGCAGAGAAACTCAACAAGGAGACGCTACTGAAGTTCGCCTCTCCACAGCTGGACCACTGGCCTGTCCCTGGTGGTCACCAGTACACACTGGAGGCCACGTCGTACGCCCTGCTTGCCCTGGTCAAGGTGAAGGCCTTCGAAGAGGCCGGTCCCGTAGTCAGGTGGCTCAACAAGCAGAAGAAGGTGGGAGGGGGATACGGATCCACACAGTCCACCATCATGGTGTTCCAGGCTGTGGCTGAGTATTGGAGCCACGTGAAGGACCTGAAAGACTTTGACTTGGACATCAACCTAGAGGTGGCCGGCAGGGCATCAGTCACCAAGTGGTCCATCAACAACAAGAACCAGTTCCACACTCGTACAGACAAGGTCAAGTCCATAGACAAGGACTTGACTGTAAAAGCCTCAGGAAATGGTGAGGCGACCTTGTCAGTGGTAACCCTGTACTATGCCCTGCCAGAGGAAAAGGACAGTGACTGTGAAAGCTTTGACCTCTCTGTCACCCTCACTAAGATGGACAAAACAAGCCACGAGGACGCCAAGGAGTCATTTATGCTCACTATTGAGGTGTTGTATCGTAACTCAGAGAGAGATGCGACCATGTCTATTCTGGACATCGGCTTGCTGACCGGCTTCATTGTAGACACAGACGATCTGAAAAGGTTGTCCAAGGGGAGGGAGCGCTACATAGAGAAGTTTGAGATGGACAAAGTTCTGTCTGAAAGAGGATCTCTCATCCTATATCTGGACAAGGTGTCTCATAAGTTAGAAGACAGAATATCCTTTAAGATCCACAGAGTACAGGAAGTGGGAGTTCTACAGCCAGCTGCCATCTCTGTATATGAATACTACAACCAGAAGCACTGTGTGAAGTTCTACCACCCACAGAGGGAGGGTGGTACTCTGAGCAGACTGTGTCTTGGAGACGTGTGCACGTGTGCGGAAGAGAGCTGCAGTATGCAGAAGAAAGGTGAGCCAGATGTCCAACGCATAGACAAAGCCTGCGGCGCGGGACTGGATTACGTTTACAAAGCTACGGTGGTGGACTCGAAGCTGACGACACACACAGATACTTACACCATGAAGATCGATTTGGTCGTCAAGCCAGGTACTGAcgagggagtggaggggaagaATCGTGACTTCATGGGACTATCCTACTGTAGAGATGTTCTGGGTCTAAAACAGGACAAAACATACATGATTATGGGGAAGTCTGAAGACCTGCACAGAGTGGAGGATAAAGGACTGTTGCAGTACAAGTATGTCCTAGGTGAACAGACATGGATAGAGTACTGGCCCTCACAACAAGAGTGCACATCCAGAAACTACAGAGAAGTCTGCCTGGGCATTGATGAGTTCATCAATCAGATCACAACCTTCGGCTGCCCTGTTTAG
- the LOC106605127 gene encoding LOW QUALITY PROTEIN: complement C3 (The sequence of the model RefSeq protein was modified relative to this genomic sequence to represent the inferred CDS: deleted 2 bases in 1 codon), which produces MWVGNLLCLAALAVALSLPTLSDGAALLVLSAPNLLRVGSNENIFVESQDHAGGPLNVKIMVKNHPTQSKELASKSVVLDQANNFQAMTQLVIPEGDHFVDDPKQKQYVVLQAQFPDRLLEKVVLVSFQSGYIFIQTDKTIYTPASTVYYRVFSMSPGLEPLTREIFVDKEVAKNKEIAVSVEIMTPENITIFREIVNPDKGVKSGQFNLPEIVSFGTWHVVTRFQSTPQKTFSSDFEVKEYVLPSFEVSLTPAKAFFYVDDKDLTVDITARYLYGKIVTGTGYVVFGVINREREKSFPASLQRVEIKEGKGVACLKKEHITQTFPNINDLVKQSIFISVSVLTEGGGEMVEAEKRGIQIVTSPYTILFKRTPKYFKPGMPFDVSVYITNPDNSPASGVEIEVTPDNAKGVTRDNGFAKISLNTVASAKELAITVKTKDPAIPDNRQAEATMKALPYRTSTGNFLHVGVDSNELKIGDPIKINLNLGPTPIQIHDLTYMFLSRGQLVKVGRFKRQGNALVTLSVPVSKEMLPSFRIVAYYHVGADDLVADSVWVDIKVSCMGSLKVTSTRPKASYEPRKAFSLTVTGDPGAKVGLVAVDKGVYILNSKHRLTQAKIWDTIEKHDTGCTAGGGADNMGVFYDAGLVFETNTAKGTGIRTDPSCPVSSRRRRAVTISDVITSMASKYNGLAKECCVDGMRDNTMGYTCDRRAQYITDGDVCIQAFLVCCTEMASKKTESKQDALLLSRSEEDDDDEYMRSEDIVSRSQFPESWMWEDTTLPECPDQDKHCDSTSVIRNNFLKDSITTWQITAISLSKTHGICVADPFEMIVLKEFFIDLKLPYSAVRNEQLEVKAILHNYSEDPITVRVELMENGEVCSSASKKGKYRQEVNMDAMSTRVVPYVIIPMKLGMHSIEVKASVKNSGSNDGVKRDLRVVAEGVLVKKETNVLLNPAKHGGEQTSHIPSGVPRNQVPNSEADTLISVTGGEQTSVLVEQAISGDSLGSLIVQPVGCGEQNMIYMTLPVIATHYLDNTKKWEDIGLDKRNTAIKYINIGYQRELAYRKEDGSYAAWVQRQSSTWLTAYVVKVFAMSSTLISVQENVLCSAVKWLILNTQQPDGIFNEFAPVIHAEMTGNVRGSDNDASMTAFVLIAMQEASLLCEQSVNSLPGSMVKAVAYLEKRLPHLTNPYAVAMTSYALANAEKLNKETLLKFASPQLDHWPVPGGHQYTLEATSYALLALVKVKAFEEAGPVVRWLNKQKKVGGGYGSTQSTIMVFQAVAEYWSHVKDLKDFDLDINLEVAGRASVTKWSINNKNQFHTRTDKVKSIDKDLTVKASGNGEATLSVVTLYYALPEEKDSDCESFDLSVTLTKMDKTSHEDAKESFMLTIEVLYRNSERDATMSILDIGLLTGFIVDTDDLKRLSKGRERYIEKFEMDKVLSERGSLILYLDKVSHKLEDRISFKIHRVQEVGVLQPAAISVYEYYNQKHCVKFYHPQREGGTLSRLCLGDVCTCAEESCSMQKKGEPDVQRIDKACGAGLDYVYKATVVDSKLTTHTDTYTMKIDLVVKPGTDEGVEGKNRDFMGLSYCRDVLGLKQDKTYMIMGKSEDLHRVEDKGLLQYKYVLGEQTWIEYWPSQQECTSRNYREVCLGIDEFINQITTFGCPV; this is translated from the exons ATGTGGGTCGGCAACTTGCTGTGTCTGGCCGCTCTGGCTGTAGCCCTCTCCTTACCTACATTATCTGATGGAGCTGCACTGCTAGTGTTGTcagctcctaacctgctgcgtgtGGGCAGTAATGAGAACATCTTTGTGGAGTCTCAGGACCATGCAGGTGGTCCCCTAAATGTTAAGATCATGGTGAAGAACCACCCTACGCAGAGCAAAGAGCTAGCCTCTAAATCAGTGGTTCTGGATCAAGCAAACAACTTCCAGGCTATGACACAACTGGTCATCCCAGAGGGGGACCACTTTGTGGACGACCCCAAGCAGAAGCAGTATGTGGTCCTGCAGGCCCAGTTCCCTGACCGCCTCCTGGAGAAGGTTGTCCTGGTCTCCTTCCAGTCTGGATACATCTTCATCCAGACTGACAAGACCATTTACACTCCGGCCAGCACCGTCTACTACAGAGTGTTCTCTATGAGTCCTGGCCTGGAGCCTCTGACCAGGGAGATATTTGTGGACAAGGAGGTCGCCAAGAACAAAGAGATCGCAGTCTCTGTGGAGATCATGACTCCTGAGAACATCACCATCTTCAGGGAGATCGTCAACCCAGACAAGGGAGTCAAATCTGGACAGTTCAATCTCCCTGAAATAGTCAGTTTCGGGACATGGCATGTAGTCACGAGGTTCCAGAGCACTCCTCAGAAGACCTTCTCATCTGACTTTGAGGTCAAGGAGTATGTTCTGCCCAGCTTTGAGGTTAGTCTGACCCCAGCTAAAGCCTTCTTCTACGTTGACGACAAAGACCTGACTGTTGACATCACCGCCAGGTATCTATACGGTAAGATAGTGACAGGGACAGGCTATGTGGTGTTTGGTGTCATC AACAGAGAACGAGAAAAGAGCTTCCCTGCCTCTCTGCAGAGAGTAGAGATCAAAGAAGGTAAAGGAGTGGCTTGTCTGAAAAAGGAACACATCACACAGACTTTCCCCAACATCAATGATCTGGTCAAACAGTCCATCTTCATATCAGTCAGTGTGTTAACGGAGGGTGGGGGTGAAATggtagaggcagagaagagagggatcCAGATTGTCACTTCGCCATACACCATCCTCTTCAAGAGAACGCCCAAATACTTCAAACCTGGCATGCCCTTCGACGTCTCGGTTTACATTACGAATCCCGACAACTCTCCAGCAAGTGGAGTGGAGATTGAGGTGACTCCAGATAATGCTAAAGGGGTGACCAGGGACAACGGTTTTGCCAAAATTTCACTTAACACCGTGGCATCAGCTAAAGAGCTGGCAATCACTGTGAAGACCAAGGACCCGGCGATCCCCGACAACAGACAGGCGGAGGCCACCATGAAGGCTCTCCCCTACAGAACTTCCACCGGGAACTTTCTCCATGTCGGGGTTGACTCTAATGAGCTGAAGATTGGAGACCCCATTAAGATCAACCTGAACCTGGGACCCACCCCCATACAAATCCATGACCTTACATACATGTTCCTGAGTAGAGGTCAGCTGGTGAAAGTGGGCAGATTCAAAAGACAGGGGAACGCGCTGGTGACACTCTCAGTGCCTGTCTCCAAGGAGATGCTTCCGTCGTTCCGCATCGTAGCGTACTACCATGTGGGAGCAGACGACCTGGTGGCAGACTCTGTCTGGGTTGACATCAAGGTCTCCTGCATGGGCTCACTGAAAGTGACATCGACCAGGCCCAAGGCATCCTATGAGCCTCGTAAGGCTTTCAGTCTGACCGTCACTGGAGACCCGGGAGCTAAAGTAGGACTGGTGGCTGTAGACAAGGGAGTCTACATTCTCAACAGCAAACACCGTCTCACACAGGCCAAGATCTGGGACACCATAGAGAAGCATGATACAGGCTGTACAGCTGGAGGGGGAGCAGACAATATGGGGGTGTTCTACGATGCTGGTCTGGTATTTGAGACCAACACTGCTAAAGGGACTGGGATCAGAACAGACCCCAGCTGTCCTGTTAGTTCTAGGCGGAGACGAGCAGTGACCATCAGTGACGTCATCACTAGTATGGCCAGTAAGTACAATGGTCTGGCCAAGGAGTGTTGTGTGGACGGGATGAGGGACAACACCATGGGATATACCTGTGACAGacgggcccagtacatcacagatGGGGACGTCTGCATCCAAGCCTTCCTTGTGTGCTGCACTGAGATGGCCTCCAAGAAGACAGAATCCAAACAGGATGCACTGCTGCTTTCACGCAGTGAGGAGGATGACGATGATGAGTACATGCGGTCTGAAGACATTGTGTCTCGTAGTCAGTTCCCTGAGAGCTGGATGTGGGAGGACACCACTCTTCCTGAATGCCCTGACCAAGACAAGCACTGCGATTCCACATCTGTAATAAGGAACAACTTCCTAAAGGATTCCATCACCACCTGGCAAATAACAGCCATCAGCCTGTCTAAAACTCATGGCATCTGTGTGGCAGATCCGTTTGAGATGATAGTTCTAAAGGAGTTCTTCATCGACCTCAAGCTGCCCTACTCAGCCGTCCGCAATGAACAGCTGGAGGTCAAAGCAATCCTCCACAACTACAGCGAAGACCCCATCACTGTGCGTGTGGAGCTGATGGAGAATGGCGAGGTGTGCAGCTCAGCAAGCAAGAAGGGTAAGTACAGGCAGGAAGTGAACATGGATGCCATGTCCACCCGGGTTGTCCCCTATGTCATCATCCCTATGAAGCTGGGCATGCACTCCATTGAGGTCAAGGCATCTGTGAAAAACTCTGGCAGCAATGACGGAGTGAAGAGAGATCTGCGCGTTGTGGCTGAGGGAGTGCTGGTTAAGAAGGAAACCAATGTACTCCTGAACCCGGCTAAACATGGTGGTGAGCAGACGTCACACATACCCAGTGGAGTGCCCCGAAACCAGGTGCCAAACTCTGAAGCTGACACACTGATCAGTGTGACAGGTGGAGAGCAGACCAGTGTGCTGGTGGAGCAGGCCATCAGTGGAGACTCTCTGGGCAGTCTGATAGTTCAGCCAGTCGGGTGTGGGGAACAGAACATGATCTACATGACCCTGCCTGTCATTGCTACACACTACCTGGACAACACCAAAAAGTGGGAGGATATTGGCCTGGACAAACGGAACACAGCCATCAAGTACATCAACATCGGTTACCAACGTGAGCTGGCCTACCGTAAAGAAGATGGCTCCTACGCTGCCTGGGTCCAAAGACAGAGCAGCACCTGGCTGACAGCATACGTGGTGAAGGTGTTTGCCATGTCCAGTACATTAATCAGTGTTCAGGAAAACGTGCTCTGTAGTGCTGTCAAGTGGCTGATCCTGAACACACAACAGCCAGATGGCATCTTCAATGAGTTTGCTCCTGTCATTCACGCAGAGATGACGGGTAACGTGAGGGGATCGGACAATGACGCCTCCATGACAGCTTTTGTTCTCATCGCCATGCAGGAAGCAAGCTTACTGTGTGAGCAGTCTGTCAACAGCCTACCAGGCAGTATGGTTAAGGCAGTAGCGTACCTCGAGAAGCGTCTGCCCCACCTGACTAACCCTTATGCTGTAGCTATGACCTCCTATGCTCTGGCCAATGCAGAGAAACTCAACAAGGAGACGCTACTGAAGTTCGCCTCTCCACAGCTGGACCACTGGCCTGTCCCTGGTGGTCACCAGTACACACTGGAGGCCACGTCGTACGCCCTGCTTGCCCTGGTCAAGGTGAAGGCCTTCGAAGAGGCCGGTCCCGTAGTCAGGTGGCTCAACAAGCAGAAGAAGGTGGGAGGGGGATACGGATCCACACAGTCCACCATCATGGTGTTCCAGGCTGTGGCTGAGTATTGGAGCCACGTGAAGGACCTGAAAGACTTTGACTTGGACATCAACCTAGAGGTGGCCGGCAGGGCATCAGTCACCAAGTGGTCCATCAACAACAAGAACCAGTTCCACACTCGTACAGATAAGGTCAAGTCCATAGACAAGGACTTGACTGTAAAAGCCTCAGGAAATGGTGAGGCGACCTTGTCAGTGGTGACCCTGTACTATGCCCTGCCAGAGGAAAAGGACAGTGACTGTGAAAGCTTTGACCTCTCTGTCACCCTCACTAAGATGGACAAAACAAGCCACGAGGACGCCAAGGAGTCATTTATGCTCACTATTGAGGTGTTGTATCGTAACTCAGAGAGAGATGCGACCATGTCTATTCTGGACATCGGCTTGCTGACCGGCTTCATTGTAGACACAGACGATCTGAAAAGGTTGTCCAAGGGGAGGGAGCGCTACATAGAGAAGTTTGAGATGGACAAAGTTCTGTCTGAAAGAGGATCTCTCATCCTATATCTGGACAAGGTGTCTCATAAGTTAGAAGACAGAATATCCTTTAAGATCCACAGAGTACAGGAAGTGGGAGTTCTACAGCCAGCTGCCATCTCTGTATATGAATACTACAACCAGAAGCACTGTGTGAAGTTCTACCACCCACAGAGGGAGGGTGGTACTCTGAGCAGACTGTGTCTTGGAGACGTGTGCACGTGTGCGGAAGAGAGCTGCAGTATGCAGAAGAAAGGTGAGCCAGATGTCCAACGCATAGACAAAGCCTGCGGCGCGGGACTGGATTACGTTTACAAAGCTACGGTGGTGGACTCGAAGCTGACGACACACACAGATACTTACACCATGAAGATCGATTTGGTCGTCAAGCCAGGTACTGAcgagggagtggaggggaagaATCGTGACTTCATGGGACTATCCTACTGTAGAGATGTTCTGGGTCTAAAACAGGACAAAACATACATGATTATGGGGAAGTCTGAAGACCTGCACAGAGTGGAGGATAAAGGACTGTTGCAGTACAAGTATGTCCTAGGTGAACAGACATGGATAGAGTACTGGCCCTCACAACAAGAGTGCACATCCAGAAACTACAGAGAAGTCTGTCTGGGCATTGATGAGTTCATCAATCAGATCACAACCTTCGGCTGCCCTGTTTAG